One segment of Caldisalinibacter kiritimatiensis DNA contains the following:
- a CDS encoding bifunctional riboflavin kinase/FAD synthetase, with protein MEVIIGDNVSIDENTVVAIGNFDGIHLGHQSLINEMLKISSEKNLKSVVCTFNKHTANIIKTRELPKSIMNNEQRIKCFESMNVDYLYLIEFDENIMRLSPEDFIKKIILDKLNAKAVVVGFNFRFGFKAKGDVEYLKTLGEKLGIEVLIIPPVYDNGKVISSSLIRCLIEKGKMKRANKLLGKPFSIIGKVTNGESRGRIMGFPTANIKPSVSYVIPKSGVYKTSTVIDNKTYSSITNIGYKPTFKGTGITIETHIFHFDKYIYDKTIEIRFLDFIRPEKKFNSQDDLIKQIENDIKMIK; from the coding sequence ATGGAGGTTATAATAGGAGATAATGTAAGTATAGACGAGAATACTGTAGTAGCTATAGGAAATTTTGATGGTATTCATCTAGGACATCAAAGTTTGATAAATGAAATGTTAAAAATTTCTAGCGAAAAAAATCTTAAAAGTGTCGTCTGTACTTTTAACAAGCATACAGCCAATATTATAAAAACAAGAGAATTACCTAAATCAATAATGAATAATGAACAAAGAATTAAGTGCTTTGAAAGCATGAATGTAGATTATTTATATTTAATTGAATTTGATGAAAATATAATGCGTTTATCTCCAGAAGACTTTATAAAAAAGATAATTTTAGATAAGCTAAATGCAAAAGCTGTAGTAGTAGGCTTTAATTTTAGATTTGGTTTTAAAGCTAAAGGTGATGTTGAATATTTAAAAACACTTGGAGAAAAACTAGGAATAGAAGTTTTGATAATACCACCTGTTTATGATAATGGCAAAGTGATAAGTAGTAGTTTAATAAGATGTTTAATTGAAAAAGGGAAAATGAAAAGAGCAAATAAACTATTAGGAAAACCATTTAGTATTATTGGAAAAGTTACTAATGGTGAAAGTAGAGGTAGAATAATGGGGTTCCCTACAGCAAATATTAAACCTTCAGTTAGTTACGTCATACCAAAGAGTGGTGTATATAAAACATCAACAGTTATAGATAACAAAACATATAGTAGTATTACTAATATAGGGTATAAACCAACTTTCAAAGGCACAGGAATAACTATAGAGACCCATATTTTTCATTTTGATAAATATATCTATGACAAAACAATAGAAATTAGATTTTTAGATTTTATTAGACCTGAGAAGAAATTTAATTCACAAGATGATTTGATAAAACAAATAGAAAATGATATTAAAATGATAAAATAA
- the rpsO gene encoding 30S ribosomal protein S15 has product MSISKEEKAAIIKEYQLKEGDTGSPEVQVAILTHRINKLTEHLKEHKKDHHSRRGLLKMVGKRRGLLKYLQKNDIERYRSLIKRLGLRR; this is encoded by the coding sequence ATGAGTATAAGCAAGGAAGAAAAAGCAGCCATTATTAAGGAATATCAACTTAAAGAGGGTGACACAGGTTCCCCGGAAGTACAGGTAGCTATTTTAACTCACAGAATTAACAAACTAACTGAGCATTTAAAAGAACATAAGAAAGACCATCATTCAAGAAGAGGTCTTTTAAAAATGGTAGGTAAGAGAAGAGGATTATTAAAGTACTTACAAAAGAATGATATTGAAAGATATCGTAGCTTAATCAAGAGATTAGGTTTAAGAAGATAG